Proteins from a genomic interval of Patescibacteria group bacterium:
- a CDS encoding inosine/xanthosine triphosphatase has translation MIHIGTKSPTKTKAIIDIAAEYPLLKNSDFQSFKTESCVSDQPMTLEETISGAQNRAKNVFNECDYAFGIESGIMPIPGSKTGYMDVTVCAIYDGKEFHLGMASLFEYPTAVTKLVVEKNMEISTAFKEAGLTAKEKIGYEEGVIGFLTKGRLPIIEYYKQAIRTALIHLENKELFYNEK, from the coding sequence ATGATACACATCGGAACAAAAAGCCCTACGAAGACTAAAGCGATTATCGATATTGCCGCAGAATATCCGTTGCTGAAAAATTCTGATTTCCAGAGCTTCAAAACAGAGTCGTGTGTTTCCGATCAGCCGATGACACTTGAGGAAACAATCAGTGGAGCGCAAAACAGGGCAAAAAATGTTTTTAACGAATGTGATTATGCTTTTGGCATCGAATCGGGAATAATGCCGATTCCCGGATCAAAGACGGGTTATATGGATGTTACAGTTTGCGCGATATATGATGGTAAGGAATTTCATCTCGGCATGGCATCCCTCTTTGAATATCCTACTGCAGTAACAAAACTCGTCGTTGAAAAAAATATGGAGATAAGCACTGCCTTTAAGGAAGCCGGGTTAACTGCAAAAGAAAAAATAGGGTATGAGGAGGGTGTTATTGGATTTCTGACAAAGGGCAGATTGCCCATCATTGAATACTATAAACAGGCGATCAGAACAGCATTAATCCATCTGGAAAACAAAGAATTATTTTATAATGAAAAATAA
- a CDS encoding MBL fold metallo-hydrolase, translating to MIITWLGQACFEIQSGNTTIIIDPYDEKIGFKLPVCNPDILLITHAHYDHSNVKAFPATATVIDKPGEYTSGNISVRGIQAFHDNVQGAQRGLNTIYRIELEGVSLVHMGDFGEENIRPETLEAIGNVDILMIPVGGTYTIDGAQAAVIAKKIAAPITIPMHYFIPGLNIQLADASSFLEHMGVPGSTPHDELKITQEDFKKDSQEVIVLSRASS from the coding sequence ATGATCATCACATGGTTGGGACAAGCATGTTTTGAGATTCAATCAGGAAATACCACGATCATTATAGATCCCTATGATGAGAAAATCGGCTTCAAGCTTCCGGTCTGCAATCCGGATATTCTACTCATAACCCATGCTCATTACGACCACTCGAATGTAAAAGCATTTCCCGCTACAGCAACCGTGATCGATAAGCCTGGCGAATACACTAGTGGAAATATTTCAGTACGAGGAATTCAGGCATTTCATGACAATGTTCAAGGCGCGCAACGCGGGCTTAATACGATCTATAGAATAGAGCTTGAGGGCGTTTCGCTCGTTCATATGGGAGATTTCGGCGAAGAAAACATTCGTCCTGAAACACTTGAAGCAATCGGGAATGTAGATATTTTGATGATTCCTGTTGGCGGCACCTATACGATTGATGGCGCGCAAGCCGCTGTTATCGCAAAAAAAATCGCAGCACCGATTACTATTCCTATGCATTATTTTATTCCCGGTTTAAATATCCAGCTCGCTGATGCATCATCCTTTTTGGAGCATATGGGAGTGCCGGGTTCCACTCCTCATGATGAGCTTAAAATAACACAAGAAGACTTCAAAAAAGATAGTCAAGAAGTAATCGTCCTTTCCAGAGCGTCCTCTTGA
- a CDS encoding anaerobic ribonucleoside-triphosphate reductase activating protein, with amino-acid sequence MRIGGFQPLSLIDYPGKPCSIIFTQGCVFKCSYCHNPDLIPLESQHSRDIPTLFEFLTKRKKMIDAICITGGEPTIQSGLIAFLRQLKEMGFFVKLDTNGIRPSVVAESIQQSLVDYIAMDIKAPWEKYRDIAGDTARELAASCRESLRIIQDSSVEHEFRTTVFPSVHNENDFFTMAGYLKPGEQYYIQKTQFTRVLDPSIHREMEYDIQEIVSNLATRYSSLRIAAR; translated from the coding sequence ATGCGTATTGGCGGCTTCCAACCCTTGAGCCTTATCGATTATCCCGGCAAGCCGTGTTCGATCATTTTTACGCAAGGGTGTGTTTTCAAATGTTCCTATTGCCACAATCCCGACCTTATTCCTCTTGAGTCACAGCATTCCCGCGATATACCAACACTGTTCGAGTTTCTTACAAAAAGAAAAAAAATGATAGACGCCATCTGTATTACAGGGGGTGAGCCGACCATTCAGTCGGGACTTATCGCATTTCTGCGGCAGTTGAAAGAAATGGGATTCTTCGTGAAGCTTGATACAAATGGTATCAGGCCTTCTGTTGTTGCGGAGAGTATTCAGCAGAGCCTTGTTGATTATATTGCAATGGATATCAAAGCGCCGTGGGAAAAGTATCGTGATATTGCTGGCGATACAGCGAGGGAACTCGCAGCATCCTGCAGAGAATCACTTCGCATCATTCAGGATTCTTCTGTTGAACATGAATTCCGTACGACTGTTTTCCCATCTGTCCACAATGAGAATGATTTTTTTACCATGGCGGGGTATTTAAAGCCGGGTGAACAGTACTATATTCAGAAAACTCAATTTACCAGAGTGCTGGATCCTTCCATTCATCGTGAGATGGAATACGACATACAGGAGATTGTTTCAAATCTTGCAACTCGTTATTCCTCCTTGCGCATAGCAGCGCGATAA
- a CDS encoding type II toxin-antitoxin system VapC family toxin translates to MVILDSTVWIAYLDTKDFRHTKVHSLYHSLQDEILIPEYVMSEVCSVLASKNKKETADAFIEIAESNADIEILPSSPQFFKDVRVAFQKLRSKHFSFVDVSLMVLSSLYPVITLDVKLDKFLKKKISNIALKRIDA, encoded by the coding sequence ATGGTCATTCTCGATAGCACTGTCTGGATCGCATATCTGGACACGAAGGATTTTAGGCATACTAAAGTACATTCGCTGTATCATTCTCTCCAAGATGAAATTCTTATTCCGGAATATGTGATGAGCGAAGTATGCTCTGTTTTGGCGTCAAAGAACAAAAAAGAAACAGCAGATGCTTTTATTGAAATTGCCGAGAGCAATGCGGATATTGAAATTCTTCCTTCTTCACCTCAATTTTTCAAAGATGTGCGCGTCGCGTTTCAGAAATTGCGCTCAAAACATTTTTCTTTTGTCGATGTGTCGTTGATGGTTTTGTCCTCTCTCTATCCGGTCATAACGCTGGACGTCAAGCTCGATAAGTTCTTGAAAAAAAAGATCAGTAACATAGCGCTTAAACGTATTGACGCATAA
- a CDS encoding ribonucleoside triphosphate reductase codes for MAYPMVIKRDGTKTVFETDRITHAITAAIEATKECDVSEVRKITAIVVRFISKPNKSQQEIAVEEIQDIVEFALMSAGLYRTARAYIVYREKHAQVRATGGVAIDVANTINEYLRQSDWRVNENANQGYSLGGMILNTSGKLVANYWLNNIYSKEIADAHIEGDFHIHDLSMFSGYCAGWSIRQLLEEGLNGVPGKVSSAPPKHLETAVAQMVNFLGTLQNEWAGAQAFSSFDTYLAPFIKKDEMEYRQVKQCVQQFVFNLNVPSRWGTQTPFTNITLDWVCPEDMRDKHPLIGGVEQVFTYGECQKEMDIINRVFLEVMNEGDYNGRTFTFPIPTYNITKDFDWENENVQLLFEMTAKYGIPYFQNFINSSLNPSDVRSMCCRLQLDLRELRLRGGGLFGSAEMTGSIGVVTINLPRIGYLSKTKQEFFDRLKKLMDLAKESLETKRKVVEKNIEQGLLPFTKRYLPSLNNHFLTIGLNGMNEACLNFVGEDIASQRGKAFAMEVLHFMRDRLADYQEQTGHLFNLEATPAEGVAYRLPKEDQLRFPGIIQAGTAEAPYYTNSSHLPVDYTDDPLAALDHQDDLQALYTGGTVLHLFLGERVADWKTCREFVKKVAENYRLPYFTITPTFSICQSHGYISGEIPECTTCGAATEIWSRIVGYYRPVDQWHKAKQSEYTDRLEYLVDEKQQQQHVFEEVKEPCVVRQAVIA; via the coding sequence ATGGCATACCCCATGGTCATCAAACGGGATGGCACGAAGACTGTTTTTGAAACAGACCGCATAACTCATGCAATTACGGCAGCTATTGAAGCAACCAAGGAGTGCGACGTTTCGGAAGTAAGAAAGATAACTGCAATAGTGGTACGGTTTATCTCAAAGCCAAATAAATCACAGCAAGAAATTGCCGTCGAAGAAATTCAGGATATTGTGGAATTTGCGCTTATGAGCGCGGGGCTGTATCGGACTGCGCGAGCATACATCGTGTATCGCGAAAAGCATGCGCAGGTGCGCGCAACGGGAGGAGTGGCAATTGATGTTGCAAATACCATTAATGAGTACCTCAGGCAATCTGATTGGCGCGTGAATGAAAATGCAAATCAAGGATACTCGCTTGGGGGTATGATTTTGAATACTTCAGGAAAGCTTGTAGCAAATTACTGGCTGAATAATATTTATTCCAAAGAAATTGCCGACGCGCATATCGAAGGCGATTTCCATATTCATGATTTAAGTATGTTTTCGGGATACTGCGCTGGCTGGAGTATTCGTCAACTACTAGAAGAAGGCTTAAACGGCGTTCCCGGTAAAGTATCATCAGCGCCGCCGAAACATTTGGAAACAGCTGTTGCGCAAATGGTTAATTTTTTGGGGACACTGCAGAATGAATGGGCGGGCGCGCAGGCGTTTTCCTCATTCGACACCTACCTTGCTCCGTTTATTAAAAAAGATGAAATGGAGTATAGACAGGTAAAACAGTGTGTACAACAATTTGTTTTCAATTTGAATGTTCCGTCGCGTTGGGGAACACAGACTCCCTTCACGAATATCACGCTTGATTGGGTCTGCCCTGAGGATATGCGGGATAAGCACCCGCTGATCGGCGGTGTTGAGCAAGTCTTCACGTACGGCGAGTGCCAGAAAGAAATGGATATCATCAATAGAGTATTCCTTGAAGTGATGAATGAGGGTGATTATAACGGACGCACATTTACGTTTCCCATTCCAACATACAATATCACCAAAGATTTTGATTGGGAAAATGAAAACGTTCAGCTTTTGTTTGAAATGACAGCAAAGTACGGCATACCTTATTTCCAAAATTTCATCAATTCATCACTCAACCCAAGCGATGTTCGCAGTATGTGTTGTCGGTTGCAGCTTGACTTGCGAGAGTTGCGCTTACGCGGCGGCGGTTTGTTCGGATCTGCTGAAATGACTGGCAGTATAGGTGTTGTGACAATCAATCTTCCACGTATCGGGTATTTGTCAAAAACAAAGCAGGAATTTTTTGATCGGTTGAAAAAACTCATGGACTTGGCAAAAGAATCACTCGAAACAAAACGCAAAGTAGTTGAAAAAAATATCGAACAGGGGCTTCTGCCATTCACCAAGCGCTACCTTCCTTCATTGAATAATCACTTTCTAACCATTGGGCTTAATGGGATGAACGAAGCGTGCCTAAACTTTGTCGGCGAAGATATTGCGTCGCAGCGAGGGAAGGCCTTTGCTATGGAAGTACTTCATTTTATGCGCGACCGTTTGGCGGATTACCAAGAACAAACAGGACACTTGTTTAATTTGGAAGCAACTCCGGCAGAAGGGGTCGCCTATCGATTGCCAAAAGAAGACCAACTTCGTTTTCCGGGTATTATTCAGGCTGGTACTGCCGAAGCACCCTACTATACAAATTCGTCTCATCTTCCTGTCGACTATACCGATGATCCACTTGCAGCACTCGATCACCAGGACGACCTTCAAGCTCTGTACACTGGCGGCACCGTACTCCATCTGTTTTTGGGAGAGAGAGTTGCTGACTGGAAAACATGCAGAGAGTTTGTGAAAAAAGTCGCTGAAAATTATCGCTTGCCCTACTTTACTATTACGCCGACATTCAGTATTTGCCAGTCCCATGGGTATATTTCCGGGGAAATTCCCGAATGTACGACTTGTGGAGCGGCAACAGAAATATGGTCCCGCATCGTTGGATATTACCGTCCGGTAGACCAGTGGCACAAAGCAAAACAGAGCGAATATACAGATCGGCTGGAATACCTTGTTGATGAAAAACAGCAACAGCAACACGTTTTTGAAGAAGTGAAAGAGCCATGTGTTGTGCGCCAGGCAGTCATTGCTTAG
- a CDS encoding DoxX family protein gives MKDPAKCAQWGLFILRLVVGFIFVFHGFQKFALWGNAGASMAPSMLLLMQFTSVVEFVAGLALMAGMWTRLAAAALAIIMIGSIYFLQFVMNVGFSTSTGAGWEYNLTLLAALVCLKFGGPGVFACKGCCGKEKSGEQEKSA, from the coding sequence ATGAAAGATCCTGCAAAATGCGCGCAATGGGGACTCTTCATCTTACGTCTTGTCGTTGGGTTTATTTTTGTGTTTCATGGTTTTCAAAAGTTCGCGCTCTGGGGCAACGCAGGTGCGTCTATGGCGCCAAGTATGCTACTGTTAATGCAATTCACCTCTGTCGTTGAATTCGTCGCCGGACTTGCTTTGATGGCGGGGATGTGGACGCGATTAGCTGCCGCAGCTTTGGCTATTATCATGATTGGCTCGATCTATTTTCTCCAATTCGTCATGAATGTGGGTTTCTCGACGTCAACAGGCGCAGGATGGGAATATAACCTTACACTCCTGGCCGCGTTAGTCTGTTTGAAATTTGGCGGTCCCGGAGTATTCGCATGCAAGGGTTGTTGTGGTAAGGAAAAATCAGGAGAGCAAGAGAAAAGCGCATAG